Proteins from a genomic interval of Quercus lobata isolate SW786 chromosome 11, ValleyOak3.0 Primary Assembly, whole genome shotgun sequence:
- the LOC115966625 gene encoding L-type lectin-domain containing receptor kinase IX.1-like, producing MDLINLRILSFYHWLFVCYLLFHLPLNHALSFKFPDFKQDGRLKLNGTASIQNGILALTSYSTNNTAAGRATYFEDMQLFDPITGKSTDFTTHFSFKISTITSPGQDGLTFFLAPNGSHLPNDAEGGCLALISKCNDFTIHRKELVAVEFDTYNNTWDETDSEHVGININSIKSAVSTDLSRSMKNASRIDVRISYDSKKNNLSVSWAFPDSPFLGGNTNLLHTINLTAYLPEWVSIGFSAGSAWYFETHDILSWEFETIFSSESSHRGLIIGSVIGGFFSACGVVLILVFVWRRSREKAKDGVSNGDSSMEREIEHGTGPKRFSYDELVRATNNFAEDGKLGEGGFGGVYKGFLSDRHEFVAVKKVSKRSNQGKKEYISEVKIISRLTHKNLVQLIGWCHEFGDLLLVYEFMPHGSLDFHLFGERTMLDWATRYKITLNLASSLLYLHEDSGQCVVHRDIKSSNIMLDSDFNAKLGDFGLARLMDEKLGIKTTGLAGTFGYMAPEYISTRKATKGSDIFSFGVVALEIACGKRSTEPEFEGPHVPLVALVWESYGNERLHDMADRRLSMEFDMKQMECLLITGLWCAHPDPSMRPSIREAIQVLNFEAPLPNLAKKMPVANYDVHVPAVPPASSIAAPHVSFSSINIGR from the coding sequence ATGGATCTCATCAACCTTAgaattctttctttctatcaCTGGCTCTTTGTTTGTTACTTGCTATTCCATCTTCCTTTAAATCATGCTCTATCATTCAAGTTCCCTGATTTTAAACAAGATGGCAGGTTAAAATTAAATGGTACTGCCTCCATCCAAAATGGAATACTTGCACTCACAAGTTACTCCACTAACAATACTGCAGCGGGCCGAGCTACATATTTTGAAGATATGCAGCTTTTCGATCCGATTACAGGTAAATCCACAGACTTCACTACtcatttttcattcaaaatatcAACAATTACTTCACCAGGCCAAGATGGGCTTACATTTTTCCTTGCACCAAATGGTTCTCATCTTCCAAATGATGCTGAAGGAGGATGCCTTGCACTTATTAGCAAATGTAACGATTTCACTATACACAGAAAAGAATTAGTTGCTGTTGAGTTTGACACCTATAATAATACATGGGATGAAACTGATAGTGAACATGTTGGTATCAACATTAACTCCATCAAGTCAGCTGTAAGCACAGATTTGAGCCGAAGTATGAAAAATGCATCTAGAATTGATGTAAGGATCAGttatgattctaaaaaaaacaatttgagtGTATCATGGGCTTTCCCTGACAGCCCATTTCTTGGTGGGAATACTAATCTTTTACACACTATTAATCTAACAGCATATCTGCCTGAATGGGTATCCATTGGCTTTTCAGCTGGATCTGCTTGGTATTTTGAGACGCATGACATTCTTTCATGGGagtttgaaacaattttttcttcagaAAGTTCCCATAGAGGATTAATAATTGGTAGTGTAATTGGTGGATTTTTTTCAGCTTGTGGGGTagttttaattttggtatttgtttgGAGGAGGAGCAGAGAAAAAGCGAAGGACGGTGTAAGTAATGGTGACTCTTCCATGGAACGAGAAATCGAACATGGTACAGGACCTAAGAGGTTTTCTTATGATGAACTAGTTCGGGCCACAAACAACTTTGCAGAAGATGGCAAACTTGGGGAAGGAGGGTTTGGAGGGGTTTATAAAGGCTTTTTGAGTGATCGGCATGAATTTGTTGCAGTTAAAAAGGTTTCTAAACGCTCCaatcaaggaaaaaaagaatacatatcAGAGGTAAAAATCATTAGTAGGTTGACACATAAAAATCTGGTACAATTAATTGGTTGGTGCCATGAATTTGGTGATCTCCTTCTTGTCTATGAGTTCATGCCTCATGGTAGCCTTGATTTTCACCTTTTTGGAGAAAGAACAATGCTTGACTGGGCAACAAGGTATAAAATAACCCTTAATCTTGCCTCTTCATTGCTTTATCTACATGAAGACTCGGGACAATGTGTGGTGCATAGAGATATTAAATCAAGCAACATAATGTTGGATTCAGATTTCAATGCAAAGCTTGGGGACTTTGGTCTAGCGAGGCTTATGGATGAAAAGCTGGGCATCAAGACAACCGGGTTAGCTGGAACTTTTGGTTACATGGCACCTGAATACATAAGCACGCGCAAGGCCACAAAAGGGTCAGATATCTTTAGCTTTGGTGTGGTAGCACTAGAAATAGCATGTGGAAAAAGATCAACAGAACCTGAATTCGAGGGTCCTCATGTTCCATTGGTTGCTTTGGTTTGGGAGTCATACGGAAATGAAAGGCTTCATGATATGGCTGACAGGAGATTAAGTATGGAGTTTGACATGAAACAGATGGAGTGTTTGTTGATTACTGGACTGTGGTGTGCTCATCCAGATCCAAGCATGAGGCCATCCATAAGGGAAGCCATACAGGTTCTCAATTTTGAAGCTCCACTGCCAAATCTTGCGAAGAAGATGCCAGTTGCCAACTATGATGTTCATGTACCTGCTGTCCCTCCAGCTAGTAGTATAGCTGCGCCCCATGTGTCTTTTTCATCTATTAATATTGGCCGGTAA